Part of the Sceloporus undulatus isolate JIND9_A2432 ecotype Alabama unplaced genomic scaffold, SceUnd_v1.1 scaffold_2514, whole genome shotgun sequence genome is shown below.
AAAAATAACAACCCAAATTATAATTTGTTGAGTTGAACTGAATGTGTTCCTTTTGAGGTGTGTATTGTATTTACTGTAACTTATTGTATTTGATATAATCCTACACGACATGGTCAGGGCAGACAATGCTGGTGGCTGGTGGCTATCATCGCAGTGGGGATTGTAAATCCACTCTGGTTTTCAATTTCACCTCTAAAAACACTAGTGGACTGGAATAGGGGACCCCTAGTCCATGGTTGCCATCACTGGATGCCAGGTGCAGTATGGTTTGCTGTGGCTCAGTGACTGTGCCAGTTTAGAAGCAACTAATTATCATGCTGAAGGAGTCCCTTGtgtaatataaatgcatgaaatCTTGACAACAGCTaaatttatgtttaataaaatataagaGCATTTGATAATTATACTCAGAcatctatttttttcttaatgtcatAGAAATGTTGCCAATTATTCAATTCCACGGAAAGATAAAATCCATGCCTCCTCCAAAACAATCCATGAAGATCACCTATCACATTACTCTTGTCATCAAAATATCTAAATGTGCATTTAAACAtcatgtttctgttttgtttcacatCTCATTTTGTAAGGATTTCATCATCTTTGAGAAAAAGTAATATAgaaatctttatttaattttaaaatcaacaTCCAGCAGTCTTGGCAATCTTGATCTTCTTCATTCCACATGCCATGTCTGCATCAAAAATTCATCAATTCCATAACAGGCAACAGATTCTACCATGCTTACACTACTAATTTAATGATGGCTTTGTACCTAATTGACCATTTCAGCTGCCACAAACACCACTGTGACTTGTTGTCCTGTGACAACTGATGTATTAAAATCCCCAGAACCCACAACAATTACATTGGCTCACTTTTTGTAATTCAGACTTTTGTAATGGAAGaatgtatttaaaattcacagaCAACAAGACGATACTGGTTACATTTTTTGTCATTCCAGCCTCCATCGGTGTGCATCTCAACACAATTTTCTTTTCCCTTGCCATTTGGTTCATATCGACGCCAGTTGGTATAATTCATAGCTGTCCCATCCAAATACTCAAATTCTCCTCGAACAGTGCTCTCCTTGATTCCCAGGtaagcatatttatttatctctttcaCAATCTCCCAAACAGCATTATTCTCCATGTCGTTCTTGGGTGTTGCAACAGACCCCCCAGAATAGTTGCATGTTTGGAGTGTAGTTTCAAAATCAACCACTTTTTCATTAGtaacaaatattttgtttcctgCTTTATGTATCATTCCTTTCAAAGCAAGAACTGCAAGAGAGAAGACAAtgtataattatttattatttactattacAACTGACATTCATACATGGAAGTCATCATTTGCATTTGCAGCCATCATCTAATGAATGTAAGGGTAAAAACTATAGATCAGTAAATATGCTGTTTAAagtacacagtgggcccttggtatgtgctagggtttgattccaggactctccCCActttggatactaaaatccatggatggtcaagtcccactaaatacaatggcatagtagaatgctttcccttatataaaatggcaaaaataagatTTTCTTATTAGAA
Proteins encoded:
- the LOC121917986 gene encoding pulmonary surfactant-associated protein A-like gives rise to the protein RPAFLDPEVQEILRSLKQRILSLEGVLALKGMIHKAGNKIFVTNEKVVDFETTLQTCNYSGGSVATPKNDMENNAVWEIVKEINKYAYLGIKESTVRGEFEYLDGTAMNYTNWRRYEPNGKGKENCVEMHTDGGWNDKKCNQYRLVVCEF